In Sedimentibacter sp. MB31-C6, one genomic interval encodes:
- a CDS encoding V-type ATP synthase subunit D, producing the protein MAVLVAPTKSNLIKAKSSLELSKKGFELLDKKRNILIKEIMSYVDKARTMHNEIYDVLKEAYESIQEANITLGVKTVEDMSYSVPVNEQYDIILKSVMGVDIPSIKYIEDDGYTPTYGFYRTNDALDKARQKFNEVKYKIYEITELESSIFKLAKEIEKVKKRTNALEHVQIPKFEAQVKYIQNVLEEKEREDFFRLKRLKNKK; encoded by the coding sequence ATGGCTGTATTAGTTGCACCTACTAAATCAAACCTTATTAAAGCTAAATCTTCTCTTGAACTGTCAAAAAAGGGATTCGAATTATTAGATAAGAAGAGAAATATTCTTATTAAAGAGATTATGTCTTATGTCGATAAAGCAAGGACAATGCATAACGAAATATATGATGTTTTAAAAGAGGCATATGAGTCTATACAAGAAGCTAATATAACATTAGGGGTTAAAACAGTAGAAGACATGTCATACAGTGTGCCAGTTAATGAGCAATACGATATCATATTAAAAAGTGTGATGGGAGTCGATATTCCTTCTATAAAGTATATAGAAGACGATGGATATACACCAACATATGGATTTTATAGAACAAATGACGCATTAGATAAAGCAAGACAAAAATTTAATGAAGTTAAATATAAAATTTATGAAATAACTGAGTTAGAAAGTTCAATATTTAAACTTGCTAAAGAGATAGAAAAAGTTAAAAAAAGAACTAATGCATTAGAACATGTTCAAATACCAAAATTTGAAGCACAAGTTAAATATATTCAAAATGTATTAGAAGAAAAAGAAAGAGAAGACTTTTTTAGATTAAAAAGATTAAAGAACAAAAAATAA
- a CDS encoding ribonuclease Z, translating to MIDVTLIGTGGMIPLPNRFLSSCLIEYNGKSILIDCGEGTQVSLSKGKFSIRKIETILITHCHADHITGLPGLLLSIGNNGRIEPLYIIVPRGGYKIINTLLVVCGFLPYEVIITELHETKPQTFEQIGLKITSIPLKHHINCLGYSLKLQLKPRFQPEKAKKLNIPVKLWSILHNGNSVQVNNNKITPEMVLGIPRKSIKISYVTDTRPTKHIKEIVKDSDLFICEGMYGNDEQYDNAVEKKHMLFSEAAKIALDANVTELWLTHYSPSLKNPEEFINVAKNIFSNTVAGYDLMTTNLNSND from the coding sequence ATGATAGATGTAACTTTAATAGGTACAGGAGGGATGATTCCTTTACCTAATAGATTTTTATCATCCTGTTTAATTGAATATAATGGAAAATCCATATTGATTGATTGTGGTGAAGGTACTCAGGTTTCTTTAAGTAAAGGTAAATTCAGTATAAGAAAAATAGAAACAATTTTAATAACCCATTGTCATGCTGATCATATAACAGGACTTCCTGGGCTTTTATTGAGTATAGGCAATAATGGACGAATTGAGCCCCTTTATATTATAGTACCAAGAGGTGGTTATAAAATTATTAATACATTATTAGTAGTTTGTGGGTTTCTTCCATATGAAGTAATAATTACAGAATTACACGAAACAAAGCCTCAAACATTTGAACAAATAGGACTTAAAATAACTTCGATACCATTAAAGCATCATATAAATTGTTTAGGTTATAGTTTAAAATTACAATTAAAGCCTCGTTTTCAACCTGAAAAGGCAAAAAAATTAAATATTCCTGTAAAATTATGGAGTATTCTTCATAATGGTAATAGCGTTCAAGTTAATAATAATAAAATAACACCAGAAATGGTTTTAGGAATACCTAGAAAAAGTATTAAAATATCATATGTAACAGATACTAGACCTACTAAACATATAAAAGAAATAGTAAAAGATTCTGATTTATTTATTTGTGAAGGTATGTATGGTAATGATGAACAATACGATAATGCTGTTGAAAAAAAACATATGTTATTTTCTGAAGCAGCAAAAATTGCCCTTGATGCTAATGTAACTGAATTATGGCTAACTCATTATAGTCCATCTTTAAAAAATCCAGAAGAATTTATAAATGTTGCTAAAAATATATTTTCTAATACTGTAGCTGGTTATGATTTAATGACTACTAATTTAAATTCAAATGATTAA
- a CDS encoding nucleotidyltransferase gives MNITGIVAEYNPFHKGHEYQLSKAREKSKCEGIAVVMSGNYVQRGEPAIIDKYKRAEAAIYGGADLVIELPMPYSCQNAELFALGAISELKKLSISTLSFGCENDDTKLLVEIAKTQMNNKMYNQILKKEISKGISYPTAVTNAINHLLGEKINNIIKSPNNILGIEYIKSCIKINLNCEIAPIKRIGKGYNDLNITGYYDSASAIRRSILMDEKKTDLNSLTDVSIETLHKFYEMYGKFNSLDNYLNYIYYTILILGLEGLNNIYEVSEGLNNKIFSNVLKYVTVDDFIKSLKSKRYTYSKLRRILLNILLGIQKSDIKSLISQDLYNNNKINYIKVLAFNDIGRKIIKEAKNNGTYIINRYADYKKSNINTKNSTCFKLTDKSTNIYYIPFNNAKVNEEYYLNAIYVK, from the coding sequence ATGAATATTACAGGTATTGTTGCAGAATATAATCCATTTCATAAAGGACATGAATATCAATTAAGTAAGGCCAGAGAAAAGTCAAAATGCGAAGGAATAGCCGTTGTAATGAGTGGCAATTACGTTCAAAGAGGTGAACCAGCAATTATTGATAAATACAAAAGAGCTGAAGCTGCAATCTATGGTGGAGCTGATTTAGTAATTGAACTTCCCATGCCCTATTCATGCCAAAATGCTGAACTATTTGCTTTAGGTGCAATTTCTGAGTTAAAGAAACTTTCTATTTCAACGTTAAGCTTTGGATGTGAAAATGATGATACAAAATTATTAGTAGAAATAGCAAAAACTCAAATGAATAATAAAATGTATAATCAAATTTTAAAAAAAGAAATTTCAAAAGGAATTTCCTACCCTACAGCTGTTACTAATGCAATAAACCACTTATTAGGTGAGAAAATTAATAATATAATTAAATCTCCAAATAATATCCTTGGCATTGAATATATTAAAAGTTGCATAAAAATAAACCTAAACTGCGAAATTGCTCCAATAAAACGTATAGGTAAAGGTTATAATGATTTAAATATAACTGGATATTATGATAGTGCTTCAGCTATTAGACGCAGTATTCTTATGGATGAAAAGAAAACAGACCTTAATTCTTTGACTGATGTAAGTATAGAGACTTTACATAAATTTTATGAAATGTATGGTAAATTTAATAGTCTTGATAACTATTTAAATTATATATATTATACAATTTTAATATTAGGGTTAGAAGGATTAAACAATATTTATGAAGTGTCAGAAGGATTAAATAATAAGATATTTTCTAATGTATTAAAATATGTCACTGTTGATGATTTTATTAAGTCATTGAAGTCTAAAAGATATACTTATTCTAAATTAAGAAGAATTCTTTTAAATATATTATTGGGAATTCAAAAAAGCGATATTAAAAGTCTTATATCTCAAGATTTGTATAATAACAATAAAATTAATTATATTAAAGTCCTTGCATTTAATGATATTGGTAGAAAAATAATAAAAGAAGCAAAAAATAATGGAACTTACATAATCAATCGCTACGCTGACTATAAAAAAAGTAATATAAATACTAAAAATTCTACTTGTTTCAAATTAACAGATAAATCAACTAATATTTATTATATCCCATTTAACAATGCAAAAGTTAACGAAGAATATTACTTAAATGCAATTTATGTAAAATAA
- the cobU gene encoding bifunctional adenosylcobinamide kinase/adenosylcobinamide-phosphate guanylyltransferase, translating to MSVTFVIGGSRSGKSTFAENKAREYGHKVLYIATAVVTDKAMADRVKKHQEQRPAEWQTIEMYSNFNTLINYNEFNESEVILIDCITTMIGNFMVDSKIDFDNCNIEEVNNLEKKIIKEVLSLINICNDKNKKLIIVSNETGMGVVPSYYMGNYFRDISGRINNRIGKKSDFMYFIFSGIPIKLKHRGEMVKWPQDF from the coding sequence ATGAGTGTAACTTTTGTAATAGGCGGTTCTAGAAGTGGAAAAAGTACTTTTGCAGAAAACAAAGCAAGAGAATATGGACATAAGGTTCTATACATAGCAACAGCTGTAGTAACAGACAAAGCAATGGCTGATCGTGTTAAAAAACATCAAGAGCAAAGGCCAGCAGAATGGCAAACAATTGAGATGTATTCTAATTTCAACACCCTTATTAATTATAATGAATTTAATGAATCTGAAGTAATTCTAATAGACTGTATAACAACTATGATAGGTAATTTCATGGTTGACAGTAAAATTGATTTTGATAATTGCAATATTGAAGAAGTAAATAATTTAGAAAAAAAAATAATTAAGGAAGTACTTTCATTAATTAATATTTGTAATGATAAAAATAAAAAACTTATTATAGTTTCAAATGAAACTGGAATGGGAGTTGTTCCTTCATATTATATGGGAAATTACTTTAGAGATATAAGCGGTAGAATCAATAATAGAATTGGGAAAAAGTCTGACTTTATGTATTTTATCTTTTCAGGAATTCCAATCAAACTTAAACATAGAGGAGAAATGGTTAAATGGCCTCAGGATTTTTAG
- the cobS gene encoding adenosylcobinamide-GDP ribazoletransferase yields the protein MASGFLVLLSFFTQIPIGKKIEYNEENLKKALGLYSLMGAVIGIILFIIAYISNLVFADYVKGIVLTIGYLIVTGGIHLDGSADSADGLFSGRTGNRIFEIMSDSHIGAFGVLCLIIIVLTQSILFSNIDIFTIFLMPIVGRTSVIVSSFDKKYAKKTKGMGTVFIEGITTEVFLINLLILAICCIIVPNRLVVLISSFITLFIAYLISNWIENKIGGMTGDTCGFITEISQLIFMVIVLFMKGLLWYI from the coding sequence ATGGCCTCAGGATTTTTAGTTCTTTTATCTTTTTTTACGCAGATTCCTATAGGTAAAAAAATTGAATATAATGAAGAAAATCTTAAAAAGGCTTTGGGCTTATATTCCTTAATGGGAGCAGTAATTGGAATTATCTTGTTTATTATTGCATATATAAGTAATTTAGTTTTTGCAGACTATGTGAAAGGAATTGTATTAACGATTGGATATCTTATTGTAACAGGTGGAATTCATTTAGATGGATCTGCTGACTCTGCTGATGGATTATTTTCAGGAAGGACAGGTAATAGAATTTTTGAAATAATGAGTGATTCTCATATAGGAGCTTTTGGTGTTTTGTGTTTGATAATTATAGTATTAACACAATCTATTTTGTTTTCCAATATTGATATTTTTACAATATTTTTAATGCCGATAGTAGGACGAACATCAGTTATTGTAAGTTCTTTTGATAAAAAGTATGCAAAAAAAACAAAGGGTATGGGTACTGTATTTATTGAAGGAATAACTACTGAAGTTTTTTTGATTAATCTTCTAATTTTAGCCATTTGTTGTATCATTGTTCCTAATCGCTTGGTTGTTTTAATTTCGTCTTTTATTACATTGTTTATTGCGTATTTAATTTCTAATTGGATTGAAAACAAAATAGGCGGAATGACAGGAGATACTTGTGGATTTATTACGGAAATAAGCCAACTGATATTTATGGTTATTGTGCTATTTATGAAAGGTTTGTTATGGTATATTTAG
- a CDS encoding histidine phosphatase family protein, producing the protein MVYLVRHGESTANLNKRFSGITDVELSSLGKKQALVAGLNLKECNVSKIYSSPLIRAFDTAKIISKEIYYDINTIDIVDNLIEVNFGIFENMTWDEMIVDYKEETDQWIKDGNRYRFPKGESYEDIIQRIAQFMDKVSDDSVIVTHFGVIQSILLYYKITDYTNLWKFNISNCDIVVIKDQKFERIIKCEI; encoded by the coding sequence ATGGTATATTTAGTTCGACATGGAGAATCAACGGCTAATTTAAATAAAAGGTTTAGTGGAATAACTGACGTAGAGCTTTCGTCTTTAGGTAAAAAGCAAGCTCTAGTTGCAGGACTGAATTTAAAAGAATGTAATGTATCAAAGATATATTCTAGTCCATTGATACGTGCATTTGATACGGCTAAAATTATATCAAAAGAAATCTACTATGATATTAATACAATAGACATAGTAGATAATCTTATAGAAGTCAATTTTGGAATATTTGAAAATATGACTTGGGATGAAATGATTGTTGACTATAAAGAAGAAACTGACCAATGGATTAAGGATGGAAATCGGTATAGGTTTCCTAAAGGCGAATCCTATGAGGATATCATTCAACGTATAGCACAATTTATGGACAAAGTGTCAGATGATTCAGTTATAGTTACTCATTTTGGTGTTATACAATCAATACTACTATATTATAAGATAACCGATTATACTAACTTATGGAAGTTTAATATTTCAAATTGTGATATTGTAGTAATAAAAGACCAAAAATTTGAAAGAATAATAAAATGTGAAATTTAG
- a CDS encoding acetate/propionate family kinase — translation MNVLIINCGSSSLKYQLINMDDESVLAKGLAERIGIEGSVVKHEKTGQDKVIINDSMANHKDAINIVLKALVDSKYGAVKSLKEIDAVGHRVVHGGEKFAGSVVITDEVVNTMKECTDLAPLHNPPNIIGIEACKELLPNIPMVGVFDTAFHQTMPEEAYIYPLPYELYQELGIRRYGFHGTSHKYVSERVSALTGKSNKELKIITCHLGNGASLTAIKDGQSVDTSMGMTPLEGLVMGTRCGDIDPAIVTFLMNKKNLSIQEIDNLMNKKSGVLGISGVSSDFRDIEEAADKGDKRAQLALDKFAYTVKKYIGSYAAAMGGVDVLVFTAGLGENSGPARKQICEGLEFLGIEIDDDKNNTRGKEVEISKSSSKVKVFVIPTNEELMIARDTKTLAK, via the coding sequence ATGAATGTATTAATAATTAACTGTGGAAGTTCATCATTGAAATATCAATTAATAAATATGGATGATGAAAGCGTATTAGCAAAAGGATTAGCTGAAAGAATAGGTATCGAAGGCAGTGTTGTAAAACATGAAAAAACTGGACAAGATAAAGTAATAATTAACGATTCAATGGCTAATCACAAGGATGCAATTAATATAGTTTTAAAAGCTTTAGTTGATTCAAAATATGGTGCAGTAAAATCATTAAAGGAAATTGATGCAGTAGGACATAGAGTTGTTCACGGTGGAGAAAAATTTGCAGGTTCAGTAGTAATTACTGATGAAGTTGTAAATACTATGAAAGAATGTACTGATTTAGCTCCATTGCACAATCCTCCAAATATTATTGGAATTGAAGCTTGTAAAGAATTATTGCCAAACATTCCTATGGTAGGAGTATTTGATACAGCATTCCATCAAACAATGCCTGAAGAAGCTTACATCTATCCATTGCCTTATGAATTATATCAAGAACTCGGAATAAGAAGATACGGATTTCATGGAACTTCTCATAAATATGTTTCTGAAAGAGTCTCTGCTTTAACTGGCAAAAGTAACAAAGAGTTAAAAATTATAACATGCCATTTAGGAAATGGAGCTAGTTTAACAGCTATAAAAGACGGTCAATCTGTAGACACTAGTATGGGAATGACACCACTTGAAGGCCTTGTAATGGGTACTAGATGTGGAGACATAGATCCAGCTATAGTCACATTTTTAATGAATAAGAAAAATCTTTCAATTCAAGAAATTGATAATTTAATGAATAAAAAATCAGGAGTTCTTGGAATTTCTGGTGTTAGCAGCGATTTTAGAGATATTGAAGAAGCAGCTGATAAAGGTGATAAAAGAGCTCAGTTAGCTTTAGACAAATTTGCGTATACAGTAAAAAAATACATCGGTTCTTATGCAGCAGCTATGGGTGGAGTTGATGTATTGGTATTTACTGCTGGCTTAGGTGAGAATTCAGGACCAGCTAGAAAACAAATTTGTGAGGGATTAGAATTCTTAGGAATTGAAATTGATGATGATAAAAACAATACTAGAGGAAAAGAAGTAGAAATATCTAAAAGCAGCTCAAAAGTAAAAGTTTTTGTTATTCCAACAAACGAAGAGTTAATGATTGCTAGAGATACTAAGACATTAGCAAAATAG
- a CDS encoding YceD family protein: protein MTKLFISHIINSANKEGGIILINLSKFLSSNDLSLNINEIFQIEDKNFLEKTHLDNNIYFKGSFFKVEDDVLLNGIVKYTYSEECARCLTEFNNAIETKFEAVVVNYLENKEASNEIKLVLNEGCVELEETIKQLIYLSMPMKALCKEDCKGICPTCGANLNNEKCKCDNNLTDPRFDKLKDLLND from the coding sequence TTGACAAAACTTTTTATTTCTCATATAATTAACTCTGCGAATAAAGAGGGTGGTATTATATTAATTAATTTAAGTAAATTTTTATCTTCGAATGATTTATCTTTAAATATCAACGAAATTTTTCAAATTGAAGATAAAAACTTTTTAGAAAAAACACATCTTGATAATAATATATACTTTAAAGGTAGTTTTTTTAAAGTAGAAGACGATGTATTATTAAATGGTATAGTTAAATATACATATTCAGAAGAATGTGCTAGATGTTTAACTGAATTTAACAATGCTATAGAAACTAAATTTGAAGCAGTTGTTGTTAATTATCTAGAAAATAAAGAAGCTTCAAATGAAATTAAATTAGTTTTGAATGAGGGATGTGTTGAGTTAGAAGAAACAATAAAGCAGTTAATTTATTTGTCTATGCCTATGAAGGCCTTGTGCAAAGAAGACTGTAAAGGCATCTGTCCTACATGCGGAGCTAATTTAAATAATGAAAAATGTAAATGTGATAACAATTTAACAGATCCACGTTTTGATAAATTAAAAGACCTGTTAAATGATTAA
- the rpmF gene encoding 50S ribosomal protein L32: MAVPKRKTSKARRDRRRTAKERLTIPNVMECPQCHEPKLPHRVCGACGYYNGKEVMSVE, from the coding sequence ATGGCAGTACCAAAAAGAAAAACTTCCAAAGCTAGAAGAGATAGAAGAAGAACAGCTAAAGAAAGATTAACAATTCCAAATGTTATGGAATGCCCTCAATGTCATGAACCAAAATTGCCTCATAGAGTATGTGGAGCATGCGGATATTATAACGGCAAAGAAGTTATGAGCGTAGAATAA
- the plsX gene encoding phosphate acyltransferase PlsX, with protein MKIVIDAMGGDNAPEAVVKGSILARDEYKLNIILSGKERQIKNILDKSTTNYKNIEIINAEEVITNEDKPVMAIRRKKDSSLVKALNLVKDNEADAIVSAGSTGALLSGGLLVIGRINGIERPALGTMIPNMRGGFALLIDSGANVDCKPEFLFDFALMGDIYLKKVMNISSPRIALANIGAEKSKGDKLTQETYELLENSKLPLNFIGNIEARDVLQGKTDIIICDGFVGNMILKTLEGTVLELMKGIKTTLMSSTKSKIGGMLIKPALNDFKNKLDYKEHGGAPLLGVKAPVIKAHGSSDSIAIKNAIRQAKICCESNINSLIEKSIIMR; from the coding sequence ATGAAAATTGTAATCGATGCCATGGGAGGGGATAATGCTCCAGAGGCAGTAGTTAAAGGAAGTATACTTGCTAGAGATGAATATAAGTTAAATATAATATTATCTGGCAAAGAAAGACAAATTAAAAATATATTAGATAAATCTACGACAAACTATAAAAACATTGAAATAATAAATGCAGAAGAGGTCATAACAAACGAAGATAAACCAGTTATGGCAATTAGACGAAAAAAGGATTCTTCATTGGTTAAAGCTTTAAACCTTGTAAAAGATAATGAAGCAGACGCCATTGTATCAGCTGGTAGTACAGGAGCCTTGCTAAGTGGTGGTTTATTAGTTATAGGAAGAATAAATGGAATAGAAAGACCTGCTTTAGGCACTATGATTCCTAATATGAGAGGTGGTTTTGCTTTGCTTATCGATTCTGGAGCAAATGTAGATTGCAAACCAGAATTTTTATTTGACTTTGCTTTAATGGGAGATATTTATCTTAAAAAAGTTATGAATATTTCTTCACCAAGAATTGCTTTAGCAAATATTGGAGCAGAAAAAAGTAAGGGAGATAAACTGACTCAAGAAACATATGAACTATTAGAAAATTCAAAATTACCACTTAATTTTATTGGCAATATTGAAGCAAGGGATGTTCTTCAAGGAAAGACAGATATAATAATATGTGATGGATTTGTAGGTAATATGATTCTGAAGACATTAGAAGGCACAGTCTTAGAACTTATGAAAGGTATAAAGACAACATTGATGTCAAGTACAAAGTCCAAAATAGGTGGAATGTTAATAAAACCTGCTTTAAATGACTTTAAAAACAAATTAGATTATAAAGAGCATGGAGGAGCGCCATTATTAGGTGTTAAAGCACCAGTAATTAAAGCACATGGTAGTTCAGATAGTATTGCCATTAAAAATGCAATACGACAGGCTAAAATATGTTGTGAAAGTAATATTAATAGTTTAATAGAAAAAAGTATAATAATGAGGTGA
- the acpP gene encoding acyl carrier protein, which yields MFEKIRSLVAEKLNVDIEDIKMETSFSDDLEADSISLFELVMSIEDEFDIEIDDDNIESISTVGDIVHYLEETIGN from the coding sequence ATGTTTGAAAAAATTAGAAGTTTAGTAGCAGAAAAATTAAATGTTGATATTGAAGATATTAAAATGGAAACCTCCTTTTCTGATGATTTAGAAGCAGATTCTATTTCATTATTTGAACTAGTAATGTCAATCGAAGATGAGTTCGACATTGAAATTGATGATGACAATATTGAAAGTATTTCAACAGTAGGGGATATTGTACATTATTTAGAAGAAACTATAGGCAATTAA
- the rnc gene encoding ribonuclease III: MIINLEELNEFEKILKYKFSNIEVLEKSLTHSSYSNEDKSYLKVNNERLEFLGDSVLSIAVSRFIFDKFPDYPEGDLTKLRSQVVCEDTLSLVAANLNVGTYLLLGKGEEASGGRERKSILADAVEAIIAAIYVDGGYKEAEKFVLDNLRRYIQLAVKGKIITDFKSNLQEYYQGIKQTCKIRYIVTKEEGPDHEKMFHVSVLVNKKVVGSGVGKSKKLAEQDAAKNALISEGQLNE, encoded by the coding sequence GTGATTATTAACTTAGAAGAACTTAATGAATTTGAAAAAATTTTAAAATATAAATTTAGTAATATAGAAGTATTAGAAAAATCTTTAACCCATAGTTCCTATTCAAATGAGGATAAATCATATTTAAAGGTTAACAATGAAAGATTAGAGTTTTTAGGAGATTCCGTTTTAAGTATTGCTGTAAGTAGATTTATATTTGATAAATTTCCTGATTATCCAGAGGGAGATTTAACAAAGCTTAGGTCACAAGTTGTATGTGAAGATACCCTTAGTTTAGTTGCTGCAAATTTAAATGTAGGCACTTATCTGCTATTAGGTAAAGGAGAAGAAGCTTCAGGAGGAAGAGAACGTAAATCCATACTTGCGGATGCTGTAGAAGCAATTATTGCTGCTATTTATGTAGATGGAGGCTATAAAGAAGCTGAAAAATTTGTTCTTGATAATTTAAGAAGATATATACAGCTTGCCGTAAAAGGAAAAATTATTACTGATTTCAAATCAAATTTACAGGAATATTATCAAGGTATTAAACAAACATGTAAAATTAGGTATATCGTTACAAAGGAAGAAGGACCTGATCATGAAAAAATGTTTCATGTTAGTGTTTTAGTGAATAAAAAGGTAGTTGGTAGTGGTGTTGGTAAAAGTAAAAAATTAGCAGAGCAAGATGCTGCCAAAAACGCATTAATATCTGAAGGGCAATTAAATGAGTAA
- a CDS encoding elongator complex protein 3, with amino-acid sequence MSKKMKIIPVFVPHIGCPNDCVFCNQRRITGKDNVIVNSTYVKNIIEEYRKTIDENTYTELAFFGGSFTAIDLSLQEELLKVGKYYKDSGVVHKIRCSTRPDAINDEILYLHKKYGMNIIELGIQSLDNEVLNLSNRGHSKNDAKNASLLIRKHNFILGHQIMPGLPGSTKENDIQTCKESIAMEPEIVRIYPTLIIKDTALVDMYDKGIYNPLTLEEAIDISAKIYSLYKVKNINVIRIGLQNTESINSNEDVVAGPFHPAFRQLVEEKIYLSSLIKILSDTEINNHSIQIYANKKTINYIIGHKKSNFINIKKMFGINKISFKETNNENLIEIYNEYNKIGSFENSQIYKNYLR; translated from the coding sequence ATGAGTAAAAAAATGAAAATAATTCCTGTTTTTGTTCCCCATATAGGATGTCCTAATGACTGTGTATTTTGTAATCAAAGAAGAATTACTGGTAAAGATAATGTAATAGTTAACTCTACCTATGTTAAAAATATTATTGAAGAATATAGAAAAACTATTGATGAAAATACATATACAGAACTTGCATTTTTTGGTGGAAGTTTTACAGCTATAGACTTAAGTTTACAAGAAGAACTATTAAAAGTAGGAAAATATTATAAAGATTCAGGTGTAGTTCATAAAATTAGATGTTCTACAAGACCTGATGCAATAAATGATGAAATATTATATTTACATAAAAAATATGGAATGAATATTATTGAACTTGGAATTCAAAGTTTGGATAATGAGGTGTTGAATTTATCTAACAGAGGACATAGTAAAAATGATGCAAAAAATGCTAGTTTGCTTATCAGAAAACATAATTTTATACTTGGACATCAGATTATGCCCGGTTTACCAGGAAGTACTAAGGAAAACGACATACAAACATGCAAAGAATCAATAGCTATGGAACCAGAAATAGTAAGAATATATCCCACTTTAATAATCAAGGATACAGCCCTTGTTGATATGTACGACAAGGGCATTTACAACCCGCTTACCTTAGAAGAAGCAATTGATATATCAGCAAAAATTTATTCCTTATATAAAGTAAAAAATATTAATGTAATCCGTATAGGTCTTCAAAATACAGAATCAATAAATTCAAATGAAGATGTTGTTGCAGGTCCTTTTCATCCTGCTTTTAGACAACTTGTAGAAGAAAAAATATATTTATCTTCATTAATTAAAATATTGAGTGATACAGAAATAAATAATCATTCTATACAAATATACGCTAATAAAAAAACTATAAATTATATCATTGGACATAAGAAATCAAATTTTATAAATATTAAAAAAATGTTTGGTATTAATAAAATCTCATTTAAAGAGACAAATAATGAAAATTTAATTGAAATATATAATGAATATAATAAGATAGGTAGTTTTGAAAATTCACAAATTTATAAAAACTACTTACGTTAA